A genomic segment from Helicobacter sp. NHP19-012 encodes:
- the lpxE gene encoding lipid A 1-phosphatase LpxE: MKLKTLCLNSLPKCLPLKGIMLFFLLFLVGVIVPFPKIAKQPQVPTAFSVTEHYARFVPTITSFALPLAKRDIVGLVQIIHVSIATTIATHALKWGLNNVVLFGRRLGERPNGSSKNMPSGHSSMVACALGFLVRRYGWVWLWFLPLAFMTMGARIFYNAHTIGALIAGFSVGILCVLFLTSRFK, translated from the coding sequence ATGAAGCTTAAAACCCTATGTCTAAACAGCCTACCTAAGTGCTTACCGCTCAAAGGCATTATGCTTTTTTTCCTGCTCTTTTTAGTGGGTGTTATTGTGCCTTTTCCTAAGATTGCCAAACAACCTCAAGTCCCCACCGCCTTTAGCGTGACCGAGCATTACGCCCGCTTTGTGCCGACAATCACCTCTTTTGCCTTGCCTCTTGCTAAAAGGGACATAGTCGGTTTGGTGCAAATTATCCATGTGAGCATCGCCACCACCATCGCCACGCATGCGCTCAAATGGGGCTTAAACAATGTCGTGCTTTTTGGGCGGCGTTTAGGAGAACGCCCCAATGGGAGCTCTAAAAACATGCCCAGCGGACACTCTTCGATGGTCGCCTGTGCTTTGGGCTTTTTAGTGCGTCGCTATGGGTGGGTGTGGCTGTGGTTTTTGCCTTTAGCCTTCATGACAATGGGGGCTAGGATTTTTTACAACGCCCACACCATCGGCGCGCTCATCGCCGGCTTTAGTGTAGGGATTTTATGTGTTTTGTTTTTAACAAGCCGGTTTAAGTAG
- a CDS encoding sulfatase-like hydrolase/transferase, whose protein sequence is MSLRVAPLPLSWGLLLYSVVSLILFNLPLLGFVLRENGGFSVVFSVCAAYICTTNMVFVALSVFGLRVLRFLCALFSLLNALALYFVSTYHALLTKDMMGNVLNTNFNEASAFLGGHLWAYALLGLVVGAIFWVLPLKPSPFKSKAYFFLGSGLVFALWGATHTKQWLFFDRHAKAIGGLVAPYNYSINAARAALAHLKHTPLKRFGLVPLQAQGRVVVLVIGESARRANYGIYGYNKPTTPKLQELLNHHEILALKATSCATYTTAVLACILNAKSGYENLPLFLHRQGVKVVWLSLNDGPPPMDVDWSPPLLELHQWFRQAGLDPKIIDYDEALALALPHLLARYPKDNLLVILHLKGSHGPLYVDKVPKGFAPFKPICTHSELNMCQSAALINAYDNTIAYNDKVLGLLVQDLHHTPRQAVLLYMSDHGESLGEHGLYLHGTPYLIAPDFQKQVPFIVYINPAFQTSLQTKPIKSNYHQDVIFSSVLHAFGLQKSPAYNPHLDIFQ, encoded by the coding sequence ATGTCCCTTCGTGTTGCGCCCCTGCCACTTAGTTGGGGCTTGTTGCTCTACAGCGTTGTTTCTTTAATTCTCTTTAACTTGCCCTTACTGGGATTTGTGCTGAGAGAAAATGGGGGCTTTAGTGTGGTCTTTAGCGTGTGCGCTGCCTACATTTGCACCACAAACATGGTCTTTGTAGCGTTGTCTGTCTTTGGTTTGCGGGTGTTGCGCTTTCTTTGCGCCCTCTTTAGCCTGCTCAATGCCCTAGCTCTTTACTTTGTTAGCACCTACCACGCCCTATTGACAAAGGACATGATGGGCAATGTCCTCAACACCAACTTCAATGAAGCCAGTGCCTTTTTAGGCGGACATTTGTGGGCTTATGCCTTACTAGGGCTTGTAGTGGGGGCTATCTTTTGGGTCTTGCCCTTAAAGCCAAGCCCCTTTAAGAGTAAAGCCTATTTTTTCTTAGGCTCGGGGCTTGTCTTTGCGCTGTGGGGGGCGACCCACACGAAACAATGGCTCTTTTTTGACCGCCACGCCAAGGCCATCGGTGGGCTGGTTGCGCCCTACAACTACAGCATCAACGCTGCGCGCGCCGCCCTAGCCCACTTAAAACACACTCCTCTAAAACGCTTTGGCTTAGTGCCCCTGCAAGCGCAAGGGCGGGTGGTGGTGCTGGTCATCGGCGAGAGCGCGAGGCGGGCAAATTATGGTATCTATGGCTACAACAAGCCCACCACGCCCAAACTCCAAGAGCTTTTAAACCACCACGAAATTTTAGCCCTCAAAGCCACCTCTTGCGCCACCTACACCACCGCTGTGCTGGCGTGCATTTTAAACGCCAAGAGTGGGTATGAGAACTTGCCCTTGTTCTTACACCGACAAGGGGTTAAAGTCGTGTGGCTGAGCCTAAATGACGGACCACCTCCCATGGATGTGGACTGGTCTCCCCCTTTGCTAGAGCTGCACCAATGGTTTAGACAAGCAGGCTTAGATCCTAAGATCATAGACTACGATGAAGCCCTAGCCCTAGCCTTGCCCCATTTGCTGGCACGCTACCCTAAAGACAATTTATTGGTCATCTTGCACCTCAAAGGTTCGCACGGCCCGCTGTATGTGGATAAAGTCCCTAAAGGTTTCGCCCCCTTCAAACCCATTTGCACCCACAGCGAATTAAACATGTGCCAGAGTGCCGCCCTCATCAATGCCTACGATAACACCATCGCCTACAATGATAAAGTCCTAGGTCTTTTGGTGCAAGACCTACACCACACGCCCCGCCAAGCGGTGTTGCTTTACATGAGCGATCACGGCGAGAGTTTGGGCGAACATGGGCTTTACTTGCACGGCACGCCCTACCTCATCGCCCCCGATTTTCAAAAACAAGTCCCCTTCATTGTTTACATCAACCCCGCCTTTCAAACGAGTTTGCAAACCAAACCTATAAAGTCCAACTACCACCAAGATGTGATTTTTTCTAGTGTCTTGCACGCCTTTGGGCTGCAAAAAAGCCCTGCCTACAACCCCCATTTGGATATTTTCCAATGA
- a CDS encoding citrate synthase: MSITLINNETNEKFEFETINCTRGPNAIDFSKLFETSGIFSYDPGYASTAGCKSTISYIDGKKGELYYKGHPIEELVAKYKYVDVCKLLLTDQLPQNETESLEFELELRHRSFIHRTLMNMFSAFPTNAHPMAKLSSGVSILSTFYFDHAVMKDENDRQTMARRIVAKMPTLAAICYRNEIGAPIIHPDISRSYIENILFMLRAYPHERLKHGIHGEVEITPLEVEALDKILTLHADHGQNASSTTVRNVASTGVHPYAAISAGISALWGHLHGGANEKVLIQLEEIGDVKNVDKYIARVKDKNDSFKLMGFGHRVYKSYDPRARILKKLKDDLQARGIKMNPKLDEIAAKVEEVALKDEYFIERNLYPNVDFYSGTILRALQIPVRFFTPVFVIGRTVGWCAQLLEHVKNAQARITRPRQVYIGK; this comes from the coding sequence ATGTCTATCACACTAATCAACAATGAAACAAACGAGAAGTTTGAGTTTGAGACCATCAACTGCACGCGCGGTCCCAATGCGATCGATTTTTCTAAACTCTTTGAAACCTCGGGGATTTTCTCCTACGATCCGGGGTACGCTTCTACGGCTGGGTGTAAATCCACCATCAGCTACATCGATGGCAAAAAAGGGGAGCTTTACTACAAGGGACACCCCATTGAAGAGCTGGTCGCTAAATACAAGTATGTAGATGTGTGTAAACTCTTGCTCACCGACCAACTTCCCCAAAATGAAACCGAGTCGCTGGAATTTGAGCTGGAGCTACGCCACCGCAGTTTTATCCACCGCACTTTGATGAACATGTTTTCCGCCTTCCCCACAAACGCCCACCCTATGGCAAAACTGAGCAGTGGGGTGTCCATCCTCTCCACTTTCTATTTTGACCACGCTGTGATGAAAGATGAAAACGACCGCCAAACCATGGCAAGGCGCATCGTGGCAAAAATGCCGACCTTGGCTGCCATTTGCTACCGCAACGAGATCGGTGCGCCCATCATCCACCCCGACATCAGCCGTAGCTACATTGAGAACATTTTATTCATGTTAAGAGCCTACCCCCACGAGCGCCTCAAACACGGGATACACGGCGAAGTGGAGATCACGCCTCTAGAGGTGGAGGCTTTGGATAAAATCCTCACTTTGCACGCCGACCATGGGCAAAACGCCTCCTCTACGACCGTGCGCAATGTCGCCTCTACGGGTGTGCATCCTTATGCTGCCATCAGTGCGGGCATCAGCGCACTTTGGGGGCATTTGCACGGCGGAGCAAACGAGAAAGTGTTGATCCAACTAGAGGAAATCGGGGATGTAAAAAATGTCGACAAATACATCGCACGGGTAAAAGACAAGAACGATTCGTTTAAACTCATGGGCTTTGGGCATCGGGTGTATAAAAGCTATGACCCCCGTGCGCGGATTTTAAAAAAGCTCAAGGACGACTTGCAGGCTAGGGGGATTAAAATGAATCCCAAGTTGGATGAGATTGCCGCTAAAGTTGAGGAAGTCGCCTTAAAAGACGAATACTTCATCGAGCGCAACCTCTACCCGAATGTAGATTTTTACTCGGGCACGATTTTACGGGCATTGCAAATCCCCGTGCGCTTTTTTACCCCCGTGTTTGTCATCGGGCGCACGGTGGGCTGGTGCGCCCAGCTCCTAGAGCATGTTAAAAACGCCCAAGCGAGGATCACCCGCCCTAGACAAGTTTACATCGGCAAATAG
- a CDS encoding glycosyltransferase family 9 protein produces the protein MAQSAHMSSLSIGFYRGMLIGDNLVCIPAMVAIKALYPSCKLVVYTNTIGKELYAGYDFIDTLVDMDTLSKEAIQASINSWHFDYFILTQANRWRCKLVNATNAKVVLSLLSLGSIFKPRFRTLFISRNFSPTAQYARMLRLVREIDPKYFDSHFKGIDFTATRLKTLAKHKEKIDAFLAPYGAFSKLVCLNPFSRTCTHNLSLQGWLKLTQKLASLYPQILFILPTYQGNPTPLDFTPTQPNVVVFSNDRDLFNMVELISRLWLLISPSTGNAHIANNLKIPLLGLFSKRDRVLWRGENMDLDKLITLKKSQAKMSEAQEEGVIAQVVLMFKSIFERSNTQ, from the coding sequence GTGGCACAATCTGCGCACATGTCTAGTCTTTCTATCGGTTTTTATCGTGGTATGCTCATCGGCGATAATCTTGTCTGTATTCCTGCTATGGTTGCCATTAAAGCCCTTTACCCCTCTTGTAAGCTCGTGGTCTATACAAACACGATTGGCAAAGAGCTTTATGCAGGCTATGATTTCATCGACACCCTCGTGGACATGGACACCCTCTCTAAAGAGGCGATCCAAGCAAGCATCAATTCTTGGCACTTTGATTATTTCATCCTCACCCAAGCCAACCGCTGGCGTTGTAAGCTCGTCAACGCCACTAATGCCAAAGTCGTCCTCTCTTTGCTTAGTTTAGGTAGCATTTTTAAGCCACGATTTCGCACCCTTTTTATTTCGAGGAATTTTAGCCCAACGGCGCAATATGCGAGGATGTTAAGGCTGGTAAGAGAGATCGACCCTAAGTATTTTGACTCCCATTTTAAGGGCATTGACTTTACAGCCACGCGCCTAAAGACCCTTGCTAAACACAAAGAAAAAATCGATGCGTTCCTCGCCCCCTATGGCGCATTTTCTAAGCTGGTGTGCTTAAACCCCTTTTCACGCACGTGCACGCATAACCTCAGCCTTCAAGGTTGGCTAAAGCTCACGCAAAAACTTGCTAGCCTCTACCCACAAATCCTTTTTATTCTCCCCACCTATCAGGGCAACCCCACCCCCCTAGACTTCACCCCCACACAGCCCAATGTGGTGGTTTTCAGCAACGATCGCGATCTCTTCAACATGGTTGAGCTCATCTCCCGCCTTTGGTTACTTATTTCGCCCAGCACGGGCAACGCCCACATCGCCAACAACCTTAAAATCCCCCTGCTGGGGCTCTTTAGCAAAAGGGATCGGGTGCTTTGGCGGGGAGAGAACATGGATCTAGACAAGCTCATCACTTTGAAAAAATCCCAAGCAAAGATGAGCGAAGCGCAAGAAGAGGGGGTGATCGCCCAAGTGGTGCTTATGTTTAAGTCAATTTTTGAGAGGTCAAATACACAATGA
- a CDS encoding YcjF family protein gives MAQEVDLNLADLMSRALHLAKEHIHSDTSLSDSLNVLVAGGTGTGKSTLINVVFGAEVARTGQGAPITQQIKSYSQGGLIIYDTKGLELKDFEATKQEIANFLEGMHQKEAKDQIHIAWLCIQEPARRIQEGEVELYGLLKAHQVPTIVTITKAQQDKDDKGEKFSSVVQACFELEEAHLQRVRALEVEDDEGEIKPIMGIDKLMEKTQALLAEGQKAAFKRKQKYDLKLRRQQCKEDAHKAIVGYTTGAATIGATPIPFSDFALLAPTQIAMIVHISKIYGLELSQSMAEQLLAVFAGVLGVGYAVRAAVGGVLKFIPVAGSVLGGMISATAAAGTTALVGKAFVAYLDANIEDLEGAIKDFNAKVFQKYLDMVKAIKSYV, from the coding sequence ATGGCGCAAGAAGTCGATCTTAATTTGGCGGATTTAATGTCTAGGGCACTTCATTTAGCCAAAGAGCACATCCACAGTGACACTAGCTTGAGCGACTCTTTAAATGTCTTGGTGGCAGGCGGCACGGGCACGGGCAAAAGCACCTTGATTAATGTGGTCTTTGGCGCAGAAGTCGCCCGCACAGGGCAGGGCGCACCCATCACCCAGCAAATTAAAAGTTACAGCCAAGGGGGGCTAATAATTTACGACACAAAGGGGCTTGAGCTCAAAGACTTTGAGGCCACTAAGCAAGAGATCGCAAACTTCTTAGAGGGCATGCACCAAAAAGAGGCAAAGGATCAAATCCACATCGCATGGCTGTGTATCCAAGAGCCCGCAAGGCGTATCCAAGAGGGGGAGGTGGAGCTGTATGGGTTGCTAAAAGCGCACCAAGTCCCCACGATTGTAACGATCACTAAAGCCCAGCAAGACAAGGATGACAAGGGGGAAAAGTTCTCTAGCGTGGTGCAAGCGTGTTTTGAGCTTGAGGAGGCGCATTTGCAGAGGGTGAGGGCTTTAGAGGTGGAGGACGACGAAGGAGAAATCAAGCCCATCATGGGGATTGACAAACTCATGGAGAAAACCCAAGCCCTTTTGGCTGAGGGGCAAAAGGCGGCTTTCAAGCGCAAACAAAAATACGACCTAAAGTTGCGCCGCCAGCAGTGCAAAGAGGATGCGCATAAAGCGATCGTGGGCTACACCACAGGGGCGGCAACCATCGGCGCAACCCCCATCCCCTTTTCAGACTTTGCCCTACTTGCCCCAACACAAATTGCTATGATCGTGCACATCAGCAAAATTTATGGGCTTGAACTCTCGCAGAGCATGGCAGAGCAGCTACTAGCGGTCTTTGCGGGCGTGCTTGGCGTGGGCTATGCGGTGCGCGCGGCGGTGGGCGGTGTTTTAAAGTTTATCCCCGTAGCGGGCAGTGTCCTTGGGGGCATGATCAGCGCCACGGCAGCAGCGGGCACAACGGCTTTAGTGGGCAAGGCGTTCGTGGCGTATTTGGATGCCAACATTGAGGATTTAGAGGGAGCGATTAAAGATTTTAACGCTAAGGTGTTTCAAAAATACTTAGATATGGTAAAAGCCATCAAGTCCTATGTCTAA
- the icd gene encoding isocitrate dehydrogenase (NADP(+)), with amino-acid sequence MSYNPKYLSVPTEGEAITYKEGKLHVPNNPIIPFIEGDGIGVDITPVMCKVVDAAVQKAYKGAKKIAWYEVFVGEKCYNKFKDHKELSVEEQWLLPDTIEAINHFKVSIKGPLTTPVGEGFRSLNVALRQKMDLYVCLRPVRWYSSPSPVSHPEKVDMVIFRENSEDIYAGIEFNQDSTEAKKLIKFLQEELKVTKIRFPESSSIGIKPISLEGTERLVRKAIEYTIDNDRDSLTFVHKGNIMKYTEGAFMKWGYALAQREFGAKLLDKGPWCVLKNPKTGKEIVIKDMIADAFLQQILLRPAEYDVIATMNLNGDYISDALAAMVGGIGIAPGANMNDSVAMFEATHGTAPKYAGQNKVNPGSIILSAEMMLRHMGWIEAADLIVKGMQKAIESKKVTYDFARLMQGASEVSSSEFGEVIISHL; translated from the coding sequence GTGTCTTACAATCCTAAGTATTTGTCTGTGCCTACAGAAGGGGAGGCGATCACCTACAAAGAGGGCAAATTGCATGTGCCAAACAATCCCATTATCCCCTTCATTGAGGGCGATGGGATCGGGGTAGACATCACGCCTGTGATGTGTAAAGTCGTGGATGCCGCCGTGCAAAAGGCTTACAAAGGGGCAAAAAAGATCGCTTGGTATGAAGTCTTTGTGGGCGAAAAATGCTACAACAAATTCAAGGACCACAAAGAATTGAGCGTTGAAGAGCAATGGCTCTTACCCGACACCATTGAGGCGATCAACCATTTTAAAGTGTCGATCAAAGGCCCCCTAACCACCCCTGTGGGCGAGGGCTTTAGATCGCTCAATGTCGCCTTGCGCCAAAAAATGGATTTGTATGTGTGCTTGCGCCCCGTGCGTTGGTATTCTAGCCCTAGCCCTGTTTCCCACCCTGAAAAAGTGGATATGGTCATTTTCCGCGAAAACAGCGAGGACATTTACGCCGGCATTGAGTTTAACCAAGACAGCACTGAAGCTAAAAAGCTCATTAAATTCTTGCAAGAGGAACTTAAAGTTACAAAAATCCGCTTCCCCGAGAGCAGTAGCATAGGCATTAAGCCCATTAGCCTAGAGGGGACGGAGAGGCTTGTGCGTAAGGCGATCGAATACACCATTGACAACGACCGCGACAGCTTAACCTTCGTGCATAAGGGCAATATCATGAAATACACTGAGGGGGCGTTCATGAAATGGGGGTATGCCCTAGCGCAAAGAGAGTTTGGGGCAAAACTCTTAGACAAGGGCCCTTGGTGTGTGCTTAAAAACCCCAAAACGGGCAAAGAGATCGTCATTAAGGACATGATCGCTGATGCCTTTTTGCAACAAATCTTGCTCCGCCCGGCAGAATACGATGTGATCGCCACCATGAACTTAAATGGGGATTATATCTCGGATGCTTTGGCGGCGATGGTAGGCGGGATTGGCATTGCCCCCGGGGCAAACATGAACGACAGCGTAGCAATGTTTGAAGCCACACACGGCACCGCCCCCAAATACGCAGGGCAAAATAAAGTTAATCCCGGCTCCATTATCTTAAGTGCTGAGATGATGTTAAGGCATATGGGTTGGATTGAGGCGGCTGATTTAATCGTCAAGGGCATGCAAAAAGCGATTGAAAGCAAAAAAGTAACTTACGACTTTGCCCGCTTGATGCAGGGGGCTAGCGAAGTGTCTAGCTCTGAATTTGGCGAGGTGATCATTTCTCATTTATAA
- a CDS encoding sulfite exporter TauE/SafE family protein: MALDFVLAFVGFVTGVTAGFFGIGGGEIVVPAAVFAGFSYSHAVGISLFQMLFSSLVGSLINYKKGLLDIKEGLAIALGGLFGAMLGSFLLKHIDDRILMGLFVAVVCYTFFKYAFVRKGNYQSAHFQMHSKRTRFKIPLTHWHLSQKHAILTLAGLITGVFSIPLGMGGGILIVPFLGYFLKYDTQKIVPLGLFFVIFSSLSGVIALTHTGILTPHVLWIGFLTGVGALVGVGLGIKLILVANERIHRVLLLGIYVLSIVATSYKLVTEL; the protein is encoded by the coding sequence GTGGCTTTAGATTTTGTCTTGGCTTTTGTGGGCTTTGTTACGGGCGTTACAGCCGGTTTTTTTGGCATCGGCGGAGGGGAGATTGTCGTGCCTGCCGCTGTGTTCGCCGGCTTTAGCTACAGCCACGCCGTGGGCATTTCGCTTTTTCAAATGCTCTTTTCGTCTTTAGTGGGCTCACTCATCAACTATAAAAAGGGCTTGTTAGACATTAAAGAAGGCTTGGCAATCGCCCTAGGGGGGTTGTTTGGGGCAATGCTGGGCAGTTTTTTACTCAAGCACATTGACGATCGGATTTTAATGGGGCTGTTTGTGGCGGTGGTGTGCTATACCTTTTTTAAATACGCCTTTGTGAGAAAGGGCAACTACCAAAGTGCTCACTTTCAAATGCACTCTAAGCGCACCCGTTTTAAAATCCCCCTAACCCATTGGCACTTGAGTCAAAAGCATGCCATTTTAACCCTAGCAGGGCTCATCACGGGGGTTTTCTCGATCCCACTTGGCATGGGTGGGGGGATTTTGATTGTCCCCTTTTTGGGCTATTTCTTAAAATACGACACGCAAAAAATCGTGCCCTTGGGGCTGTTTTTTGTCATCTTTTCCTCGCTCTCAGGCGTGATCGCCCTAACGCACACGGGCATTTTAACCCCCCATGTTTTGTGGATCGGCTTTTTAACAGGCGTGGGCGCGCTTGTCGGGGTCGGGCTTGGCATTAAATTAATCCTTGTGGCTAATGAGCGCATCCATAGGGTTTTGCTCTTAGGCATTTATGTCCTGAGCATTGTGGCGACGAGCTATAAACTCGTGACTGAATTATAA
- the kdsB gene encoding 3-deoxy-manno-octulosonate cytidylyltransferase, whose protein sequence is MIVIPARLESTRFPRKLLVPIQGVPMVVATARNAQKVDEVIVACDDALLLRACEDFNIKAILTNKAHTSGTDRCAQACTLLNLPEHTPVLNLQGDEPFLEPEIIATLLKESQNTPFMHTCIKEINPKEAKDPNIVKVVLGAENRALYFSRAPIPYGRDEQHHAFLGHIGIYGFRVNTLLEFCALEKSPLEDIEKLEQLRALYHHKAITTSLVKTQSVGIDTLQDLQEALKRC, encoded by the coding sequence ATGATTGTGATTCCTGCTAGGCTAGAGTCCACCCGTTTTCCCCGCAAGCTTTTAGTGCCGATCCAAGGCGTGCCTATGGTGGTCGCCACCGCGCGCAACGCCCAAAAGGTCGATGAGGTCATTGTGGCGTGCGATGACGCTTTGCTTTTAAGGGCTTGTGAGGATTTTAACATCAAAGCCATTTTGACAAACAAGGCGCACACAAGCGGAACAGATAGGTGCGCTCAAGCTTGCACGCTTTTAAACCTGCCCGAGCACACCCCCGTTTTAAACCTGCAAGGCGATGAACCCTTTTTAGAACCAGAGATCATCGCCACGCTTTTAAAAGAATCCCAAAACACGCCTTTCATGCACACCTGCATTAAAGAAATTAACCCTAAAGAAGCTAAGGACCCTAATATCGTCAAAGTCGTGCTCGGCGCAGAAAACCGCGCCCTGTATTTTTCACGCGCCCCGATCCCCTATGGCAGAGACGAACAACACCACGCCTTTTTAGGCCATATTGGCATTTACGGCTTTAGGGTAAATACGCTTTTAGAGTTTTGCGCCCTAGAAAAAAGCCCCTTAGAGGACATTGAAAAGCTCGAGCAACTAAGAGCGCTCTACCACCACAAGGCGATCACCACAAGTCTAGTGAAAACCCAAAGTGTGGGCATAGATACCTTGCAAGACCTACAAGAAGCCCTAAAAAGGTGCTAG